The genome window CTGGATCCTCCGGTGGTCCAGGCGTTGCGATGCTTCTCGATGCCATCCTTTCCGACACACGATTCTTGCCCGAATGCCTGACTTTCCACCATTGCAGAACGACCTCATTTTGCGTGTGGCTCGCGGCGAGTCCACTCGTCGAACTCCCGTCTGGATGATGCGGCAGGCCGGACGATATTTGCCCGAGTATCAGGCGGTCCGCGCCGAACATGAGTTCTTCGACGTGGTCGGGACGCCAGAGCTAGCGGCGGAGGTCACCATTCAGCCGATCGATCGGTTCGACCTGGATGCTGCGATTATATTTTCGGACATCCTGGTGATTCCGCAGGCACTCGGGCTCGAGGTCCAGATGGTCAAAGGGAAAGGACCACATTTCCCGAACCCGGTGCGCGAACCGTCGGAGCTGTCGCGCCTCACGGACGATCCGGATGTCCACGAGGAGCTTGGGCATGTGTACGATGCCCTAACACTGACGAGGAAAGAACTGAACGGTCGTGTACCGCTCATCGGATTCAGTGGCGCGCCGTGGACCCTCATGGGGTACATGATCGAGGGCGGTGGGAGCAAGAATTATAAGAAGGCGCGGGCCTGGTTGTATGAAGCTCCGGAGGCGGCACACCGGCTTCTGCAAAAGACGACGGACGTCATTATCGAGTATCTGATCGGGCAGGTCGACGCCGGTGCGCAGATGCTGCAGGTGTTCGACTCCTGGGCAGGCCTTCTCGGACCGAAAACGTTCAGAACATTTGCTCTGCCCTACCTGAAGCAGATCGCCGAAGGAGTCAAAGAGGCGCATCCGGAGGTTCCACTCGTCGTCTTCGCCAAGGGCGCGCACTACGCTCTCGAAGACCTCGTCGAGACGGAGTATGATGTGATCGGTCTTGACTGGACGATGGATCCGAAGGCGGCCCGGCTGGTCGTTGGTGAGCGGGTGACGCTGCAGGGCAATCTGGATCCGTGCATGCTCTACGGCGACGAGGAGACGATTCGGCGCGCCGTTCAGGATATGCTCGCCGGTTTCGGGTCCCATCGCCACATCGCCAACCTTGGACACGGCATGCATCCAGATCACGATCCTGAGCACGCCCGCGTTTTCGTCGACAGTGTGCACGAGGTGTCCGAACAAATGCGCCACGTCTAACCTTACGACCGGCCTTTCGGACATGAGTGAAAAGCAAAAAACGCCCTGCCGGTCTCATGCCGGTGGGGCGTTTTGTGTTGTTCGGCCAAAATGATTGCCCGGGGTGAACTAGGTTGCCCCGGCGTTTTGAACTGCGGGAACCTCGGCCTTGGCTCTACTACGCCGCATGCGGGCCGGCGTATTCCACGTGGCCTCGTCCGGCACGTCGCACAGCCATAGCATCTTCCATACGAAATGGACCATTCATGATGCGGATCGTGGCATCGTGAGCATGAGCCGCCCGTGCGAGCATCATGAGCTGCGAGACGGTAAAGTCGCTAGCATCGACGATTACGTCGTCGCCGCCTTCAATTCGCTTGACTACTGTGTCGTACAATGGAAGAGTAAGATCGATACAGTGAGGACATAGAGGTAAAACATATGATACGGCGTGGAGATTCCACATGAAGCTGGGCTAGACGGTGCGAATGCGTAATTTCACTGTGAATGTTGCTGCAGAGACTCCGTCTTCGGCTCTTCGATGTCCGTGGCAGTGCTTTGTGGTCCATGGTTGAGAACATGTAGAGTCCGTCGCAGAGACCCATTCGGCTCGGAATGAGATGTACCGTTGTCGAAATCGTCGTGACTGCCGACGGATCGTCACGTACGAAGACAGGTTTGAACGTTCGCTCATCCTGGTTCCACTCAACGCCTTGTTTTACATGTCCGAGGCCGACGTATCGCGACGAACACTGCCCGAATCGCCGGATGCTCTTGCCCTGCTTCCCATGCTGTACGTGGCCTGGGCAGATGGTGTGCTCACCCCGGCGGAGATCTCGCTTTTGCGGGATCGGATCGAATCCATCCATGACCTGCCGTCCGTCGTGCGCGAGGAGGTGTGCCCCTATCTCGATCCGTCCAATCCGCCATCGCCTGAGGCCTACGATCGATGGGTTCAGGTGCTTCGAGAGCACGTGGAGGCGCTGCCCCAGGACCGGCGGATGACGCTCGCAGAAGTCGGTCTGTCCATAGCATCGGCTGGAGGCGACGGAGCAGCGGTTTCGTCGTCGGTGCGGGCTGCGCTAACGGACCTCGAGGGAGCCGTCGGAGTGGACGGCCCAGGGATGGTCCGTGAGCTCCGAGAACAGCGACCGGAGCCGGCAACCGGAGACCGCGTTACGCGTCCGGCCCGTTTCGACATCGAGAAGCTCACTCGACATCTGGACGGTGACCGACACGACCACATCGACCACATGCGGACGCTGCTGTCGGATCCCGCGTTCGCGTACCCACCGAAGCTGACCACGCCCGAGTATCGTGAGCAGGTCATGGAATGGCTTACCATTCTTGCGGATCAGGGCTTGGGAGCCCTCTCTTATCCGGAGGAATATGGTGGAGGAGGGGATATGGGCGATTTCATCGCGACGTTCGAAGCGCTCGCGATGCACGACCAAAGTCTGGTGGTAAAGTACGGTGTCCAGTTTGGACTCTTTGGCGGAAGCGTGTATCGGCTTGGGACGCAAAAGCACCATGAGCGGTATCTTGATGGCATCGGCTCGCTGGAGATTCCCGGTTGCTTCGCGATGAGCGAGCTTGGTCATGGTTCGAACGTCCGCGACATCCAGACGACGGCGACGTATGACCCGGAGACGGAGACGTTCATCATCTCCACGCCATCCGAGGCGGCGCGCAAGGAGTGGATCGGAAATGCAGCGGTGCACGGAGAGCTGGCTGTCGTCTTTGCCCAGCTGAAGACGCAGGGCATGCATCACGGCGTCCATGCGTTCATCGTGCCCATTCGTACGCCGTCGGGGGAGGTGATGCCCGATGTGCGCATCGAAGACTGTGGCGAAAAGATGGGGTTGAACGGTGTCGACAACGGTCGGCTCTGGTTCGACGACGTTCGGGTGCCACGGGAGAATCTCCTTGACCGGTTTGGTACGGTGGCAGCGGACGGGACGTACGACAGCCCGATTCCGAGTTCCGGGAAACGGTTCTTCACGATGCTCGGCACGCTCGTCGGCGGGCGGATCAGTGTCGCGCGAGCAGGCCTGATGGCCGCAAAATCTGGACTGACCATTGCCGTGCGATACGGAAATCGCCGCCGCCAATTTGGGCCCAAAGACCAGCCCGAGGTTCCGCTCCTAACGTACCGGACCCATCAGCGGCGCCTGCTTCCGCGTCTCGCCAAAACATATGCGATCGACGCTGCCCTCCAGAACCTGACCGAGACATACATTTCTCGTTCGATCGACGAGGGGCTTGAGGATGTCGAGGCGTCAGCGAACGCTCTAAAAGCGTACGCAACGCGGCATACGACCGATACCCTCCAGGAGGCAAGGGAAGCCTGTGGCGGGCAAGGCTACCTCCACGAAAATCGGATCTCGACCCTGATGGCCGACACCGACGTCTTCACGACGTTCGAGGGAGACAATACCGTCTTATTGCTCCAGGTCGCGAAGGGATTGCTGTCCGATTTTCAGCGCGAATTCCGGGACCTCAATATTCTGGGTATGGTCCGGTTTGTCGCGAAAGATGTTCTCGAGCGCCTGTCCGAGACGAATCCGCTTACGTCCAGTCAGACGGATCCGGAGCATCTGCGTAGTCGCGATTTCCAAATGAACGCACTGGACTATCGAGCCGATCGGTTGCTTCAGACCGCCGCGCAACGTCTCCGAGCTCGGCTGAATGATGACATAGATCCATTCGACGCGTTCATCGACGTGCAGGATCATCTCAAAACTCTGGCGGAGGCCCACGCGGAACGGGTTACCCTCGAGGCCTTCATTCAGGAAAACGACACGGTAGAAGATGAGAGTGTACGTGCCGTGCTCGATCGTCTTCGGAGCCTGTTTGCTCTTCATGCGATCGAGACCGATCGCGGCTGGTTCCTCGAGGCTGGTGTCCTGGGAAGTGCAAAGTCGAAAGCCATTCGAACGGAGGTCAACCGACTCTGCGAAGAGGTGCGTCCGGACGCCGAAGCGCTGGTCGATGCGTTTGCGATCCCCGATGCCTCTCTCGCCGCGCCCATTGGTACCGGCGATCGTCACTAAGTCCAGTCGGCTAGGGCATCTGGCGCCGTACCGGTGCAATTTGCGGCTGAATGAGACGAGCCGGGCCGGTCAGAACGATGGACAAGTCGGATGGGGCAAGATATTGCCGGACGACGCGCTGTACGTCCTGCGGACGGACGCTGCGAATACGCGCCTGATACTTCAGAAAGTACGACTCGTCGAGGCCGTGTCGGTTCAAAAACATCATCTGGTCAGCCAACCCATCACGAGTGGAGCTCTGCATGAGAAAGCGGTCAACCAGAACGGTTTGTGCCCGGTAGACCGACGAGCTGTCCGGAGCGGTATTGCGGAGCTCTTCCAGGATTGCTCGAACCGTTTGCACCGCCGGGCGAGTCTGCGTTGGCCGGGTTGCTACGACCGCGGTCCAGTACGTTGTCTCCCGGTGCGGAACGAGCAGGCTGTACGGGGAGGAGGTGGAGGCGAGCGATGTCGACTGTGCGAGGCGAGATGTGTGGCCGCCTCCGATGAGTGTGGTGGCCACCTGTAGGGCAGCGTAATCTGTGTGGCCGGGCGCGACCGTCGGTGTGCCAATGGCAACAGCCACTTGTGACCGGTTGGGGCGATCAATGACTGTCACGTCGCCTCCAGGCCCAGTAGTAACCTGGAGCGGAAGGCCGGACGCGGTTCCTTTCCACGTGCCCAGGTGTTTCCGTGCACTCTCGATCGCATCCGAGGGACGAAAAGAGCCGGTGACGTACAGGGACGCGCGATCGGGTGCGACATGCCGGCGAATGAATGATGCGACGTCGGCGCCCGTGAAGCCGCGAATCTGCGCCTGTGATGGCAGCGGGCGCCCGTATGTTTCGTCCTGATACATCGTGCGACGAAGTTGCTGCCGCGCATCGGCCTGTGGCGAAGGGGAGTGGGTGAGGACTTGTGCGGCGTGCGTCCGTGCGGAGTCAAGCGCAGAACGTTCCGAAATATCGTCCAGCGATGTGTTGACAAGTTGCCGCATGCGACGGATGGCCACCGGAGCAGCGGACGCTGCGACATCGGACGAAAAGACCATCGCATCCGATGTCACCGTTACGTCAACAGCCATTTCACCTGGCGCGTCGGAGGTGCTCTGTAAACGAAGCCAACGCGCCGTCACATCGGCGAGGCCCGCCTCAGACTGCGATTCGTACGCCGTTCCAGCTTCAATGACGAATCGCACCGTGGCGCGACCGTCGGTATCGTACGGCGTAAGCGTCACGCGAACACCGTTGTCAAGTACGGTGGTACGTTGTGGATGCGGCCCCTCGTTCGATTCAATCGAGGGAGGAGTCGATGCCGACGCGGGTCGGAAAACGAGGGAAACCGCGGCAATCAGGCAGATCAGGAGAACGGCAGTCCGGGACATGAACCGGGGGGCGGAGGAACGGGGACGAAGTAGCGATGCAATCCAGCAGACGTGTGCCGGAAGAGAGAGGAGCGGGACCGAGACGTACGAAGATGAACGACCGGACCAGCTGTCACGAGATGGGGACGTGCTCGTGACGTACAGTGCTGGGGCACAAAAACGATACCTCGGGTTGCCATCGATGGCGGTCTGACGGTCCCTCATCGAATTCGCACAATAACATACCGGTTAGAAAAAATACCGGAATCCAATGGCTCCATCGAACCGAAGCTGAGACGCATCGGCGATCTGCAGAGTCGGGGCAACTTCAGCAAAAATATCTATCGGAGCATCACCGAGCATGTACGACACACCCATCGGTGCCCGGAGTGCGATGTTGGCATCCTGATTTTCGATAAACGTGAGCTGGAGTCCCGGTCCCACGTAAAGTGCCATTAGGCCGTCACCGACGGATACCTGCTCGAAATTGTGGAAAATGTAGTCCCCCTGGAGAACGAGATAGGATGCACCTGCGGCTTCGTCGCTGATCACAAACGACGTTGCACCCTGGAATGCATGACGCTCGGAAATCCAGAGCTTCATCGTCAGGCCAACCGGGTTCAGTCCACCATTCGAGACGCCAATCTGTCCGCCTGCTCCGATGCCGGTCGTCTGGGCGCGTGCATCCGTTATGATTGTTACCAGGAGACCGGCGATCAGAATAGCGAAAACGGTACGGGCAATTTGCGTCATGGCCGGGTGTGGTCGTGATGGAGTCGGTGCGGTGGATGGCGCGGGTCGGAAACGTTAACGCCACACGTTCAACGTCTGCAATCGAGGGATCGAAAGTCAACTGGCAGATTGGAAGTTGGCGCAAAACCATCCGCCGTGTTTCCGTTGGTGCCCGTGAACAAGCGACCGGGGTGTAGTGTGAAACGGTAGAGCGAGTGGCTCAACAACTGCCTTTCCCTTTCACTACCGTACGTCCGGAATGCGACGCGATCGTGTGTTCAATTTCTCGATGATCGCTCTTCTCTTGGTCGCAACCCTGAGTTGGGGCGGAACGGCTCGCGCAGAAGATGGCCGGGGCGGATCCACGTCGTCCAGGATTGCTGAAGAAGACGCCGT of Longibacter salinarum contains these proteins:
- the hemE gene encoding uroporphyrinogen decarboxylase — its product is MPDFPPLQNDLILRVARGESTRRTPVWMMRQAGRYLPEYQAVRAEHEFFDVVGTPELAAEVTIQPIDRFDLDAAIIFSDILVIPQALGLEVQMVKGKGPHFPNPVREPSELSRLTDDPDVHEELGHVYDALTLTRKELNGRVPLIGFSGAPWTLMGYMIEGGGSKNYKKARAWLYEAPEAAHRLLQKTTDVIIEYLIGQVDAGAQMLQVFDSWAGLLGPKTFRTFALPYLKQIAEGVKEAHPEVPLVVFAKGAHYALEDLVETEYDVIGLDWTMDPKAARLVVGERVTLQGNLDPCMLYGDEETIRRAVQDMLAGFGSHRHIANLGHGMHPDHDPEHARVFVDSVHEVSEQMRHV
- a CDS encoding acyl-CoA dehydrogenase, with amino-acid sequence MSEADVSRRTLPESPDALALLPMLYVAWADGVLTPAEISLLRDRIESIHDLPSVVREEVCPYLDPSNPPSPEAYDRWVQVLREHVEALPQDRRMTLAEVGLSIASAGGDGAAVSSSVRAALTDLEGAVGVDGPGMVRELREQRPEPATGDRVTRPARFDIEKLTRHLDGDRHDHIDHMRTLLSDPAFAYPPKLTTPEYREQVMEWLTILADQGLGALSYPEEYGGGGDMGDFIATFEALAMHDQSLVVKYGVQFGLFGGSVYRLGTQKHHERYLDGIGSLEIPGCFAMSELGHGSNVRDIQTTATYDPETETFIISTPSEAARKEWIGNAAVHGELAVVFAQLKTQGMHHGVHAFIVPIRTPSGEVMPDVRIEDCGEKMGLNGVDNGRLWFDDVRVPRENLLDRFGTVAADGTYDSPIPSSGKRFFTMLGTLVGGRISVARAGLMAAKSGLTIAVRYGNRRRQFGPKDQPEVPLLTYRTHQRRLLPRLAKTYAIDAALQNLTETYISRSIDEGLEDVEASANALKAYATRHTTDTLQEAREACGGQGYLHENRISTLMADTDVFTTFEGDNTVLLLQVAKGLLSDFQREFRDLNILGMVRFVAKDVLERLSETNPLTSSQTDPEHLRSRDFQMNALDYRADRLLQTAAQRLRARLNDDIDPFDAFIDVQDHLKTLAEAHAERVTLEAFIQENDTVEDESVRAVLDRLRSLFALHAIETDRGWFLEAGVLGSAKSKAIRTEVNRLCEEVRPDAEALVDAFAIPDASLAAPIGTGDRH
- a CDS encoding M16 family metallopeptidase, producing the protein MSRTAVLLICLIAAVSLVFRPASASTPPSIESNEGPHPQRTTVLDNGVRVTLTPYDTDGRATVRFVIEAGTAYESQSEAGLADVTARWLRLQSTSDAPGEMAVDVTVTSDAMVFSSDVAASAAPVAIRRMRQLVNTSLDDISERSALDSARTHAAQVLTHSPSPQADARQQLRRTMYQDETYGRPLPSQAQIRGFTGADVASFIRRHVAPDRASLYVTGSFRPSDAIESARKHLGTWKGTASGLPLQVTTGPGGDVTVIDRPNRSQVAVAIGTPTVAPGHTDYAALQVATTLIGGGHTSRLAQSTSLASTSSPYSLLVPHRETTYWTAVVATRPTQTRPAVQTVRAILEELRNTAPDSSSVYRAQTVLVDRFLMQSSTRDGLADQMMFLNRHGLDESYFLKYQARIRSVRPQDVQRVVRQYLAPSDLSIVLTGPARLIQPQIAPVRRQMP